CGTTCCACTGCCATTGGGTTAGGCTGCACTCGCTGACCGCGTTCCCTGCGCCAGGAGTCCAAGGCTTCAGCCTTGGCGCGCTCCAAGGCTGAAGCCTTGGACTCCTGGCGCTTGGGCGGCGCCTAACTTAATGGCAGTGAACCAGCGCTCCGCCGGGCATCTGGGAGCGCCCCACCCCAGTGCGGCGCGATCTCGCGAGCGACTGCGGCCTTGCGTGTTGTGGATAGGCCGCGCCGCACTGGGGTGCGGCGCTCCCAGGGGCCGGACTGATGATCAAGGCCCTTCCTGGGGGGCGTGCTTTGCGAGCCAACTGTCCAGCGCATTGGCGAAGGCCTGCCGATCGCGCGGACCCAAAGGCGGCGGGCCGCCGGTATCGATGCCGCTGCCGCGCAGCGTGTCCATGAAGTCGCGCATGGTGAGACGCTCGCGGATGTTGTCCGGGGTGTAGCGCTCGCCGCGGGGGTTGAGTGCGTGACCGCCCTTGGCGATGACCTCGGCGGCCAGCGGGATGTCGGCGGTGATGACCAGATCGCCGGGGGCGAGCAGGCGCACGATTTCGTTGTCGGCGACGTCGAAGCCGGGGGCGACGCGGATGCTGCGGATGAGTCGTGAGGGGGGCGTGGGGATGGGCTGGTTGGCGACCAGGGTCAGCGGGAGGCCGACCCGTTCCGCGGCACGGAACAGGATGTCCTTGATGACCTTGGGACAGGCGTCGGCGTCGACCCAGATCTGCATGACGGCGGTGCTGCCCGGGCCCCGCGCGGGGCCCGGTCGTTGCGGCTGCGGCGGCTACTCGTCTTCCGCGGTGGCTGGTGCGATCACGGCCGCCGACGCGAGGGGGCCGGCATCGACATCCAGTGTGTCCAGGTCCGCGGGCGGCGCGTCCGTGCCCGCGCCCTTGACGGGCGGCAATTCGTCGCGGTGTGACTCGTGGACCAGTATCAGTCCGCCGAGCGGGGGCAGGGCGATGGGGATGGAGTGGGGGCGGCCCATCCAGCTCACGTCCTCGGAGCGGACCCCGCCCTGGTTGCCGACGTTGCTGCCGCCGTAGAACTCGGCGTCGGAGTTGAGCGCCTCGCGCCAGAAGCCGGCCTTGGGGACGCCGATGCGGTAGTTGTTGCGCGGGACCGGGGTGAAGTTGAAGACGGCGACGACCAGGCGCCCGCCGGCCTTGTCCTTGCGGACATAGCTCAAGACGGACTGGGATGAGTCGTGGCAGTCGATCCACTCGAACCCGGACCCCTCGAAGTCCACCTCGTGCAGCGCCGGCTGTTCACGGTAGAGCCGGTTCAGATCCGAGACGATCTGCTTGATCCCCTGGTGCTGGGGGCGCTCCAGCAGTTCCCAGTCCAGGGCCTCGTTGAAATCCCATTCCTGGCCCTGGCCGAATTCGCACCCCTGGAACAGGAGCTTCTTGCCGGGGTAGCTGAACATGAAGGTGTAGAGCAGGCGCAGGCTCGCGAAGCGCTGCCAGGGGTCGCCGGGCATCTTGTCCAGCATGGACTTTTTGCCGTGCACCACCTCGTCGTGGGAAAAGGGCAGGACGAAGTTTTCGGTGAAGGCGTAGAGCAGGCCGAAGGTCAGCAGGTCATGGTGATAGTGGCGGTAGATGGGGTCCTTCTCCATGTAGGAGAGGGTGTCGTGCATCCAGCCCATGTTCCACTTCATGCTGAAGCCCAGGCCCCCCAGGTAGGTCGGGCGCGAGACCGCCGGCCAGGCGGTGGACTCCTCGGCGATCATCATGCTGCCCGGGTGCTGTTCATGGGTGACCATGTTCAACTGGCGGATGAAGTCCACGGCGTCCAGGTTCTCGTTGCCGCCGTATTTGTTGGGAATCCACTCGCCGGCCTTGCGGGAATAGTCCAGATACAGCATGGAGGCGACGGCGTCCACGCGCAGCCCGTCGATGTGGAACTCGGAGAGCCAGTACAGGGCGCTGGAGAGCAGGAAGTTCTTCACTTCGTTGCGGCCGAAGTTGAAGATCAGGGTGCCCCAGTCCTTGTGCTCACCCAGGCGCGGGTCCGCGTGCTCGTAGAGGGCGGAGCCGTCGAAGCGCGCCAGGGCATAGGCGTCCTTCGGGAAGTGGGCGGGGACCCAGTCGAGCAGCACGCCGATGCCCGCCTGGTGCAGGTGATCGATGAAGAAGCGGAAATCCTCCGGGCTGCCGTGGCGGCTGGTGGGGGCGAAATAGCCGGTGCACTGGTAGCCCCAGGAGGCGTCGAGCGGGTGCTCGGTGATGGGCAGCAGTTCGACATGGGTGAAGCCCAGTTCCACGGCATAGGCCGCCAGTTGCACCGCCAACTCCCGGTAATTCATGAAGTCGCCGGCGGCGTCGCGCTGCCAGGAGCCCAGGTGGACCTCGTAGGTGGAGAAGGGCCGGCGCTGCCAGTCCGATTCAGCGCGCGCCTTCATCCAGTCGCCGTCACCCCAGTCGTAGGCGCTCGGGGCCGTGATCAGCCCGGCGGTCTCGGGGCGCTCCTGGAAGGCATTGGCGTAGGGGTCGATCTTGACATGGGCATTGCCCACGCGGTCGCGCAGTTCGTACTTGTAAAAGCCGCCCGCCCCGATGCCGGGGATGAAGAGCTCCCAGACCCCGGTGGCACCGCGGACCCGCATGGCATGGGCGCGGCCATCCCAGCGGTTGAAGTCACCCACCACGCTCACCCGGTCGGCGTTCGGCGCCCAGACGGCGAACTGGACGCCGCTGATCCCGTCCACTTCCTTCAGGTGCGAGCCCAGGAAGCGGAAGGCGTCCCAGTGCTTGCCCTCGCCGAAGAGGTGCAGATCGAAGTCGCGCAACTGGGGCGGGAAGCAGTAGGGGTCGTAGGCGGTGCCGCGGTTGCCCGCCTTGTCCTCCCAGGCCAGGCGATAGCGCTCCGGGACCAGTGCCGCATCTCCCTCCCAGGTGAAGAGGTCGGTCCCCTCGGTGCGGATCATCTGCGCCTTCGCCTCCAGGATCTCGACCCGCTCCGCCGCGGGCAGGAAGGCGCGCACCGTCACCCGGCTGCCGGTGACGTGCCGCCCCAGGACCTCGAAGGGGTCGTGGTGACGGGCCTCGACGATACGTGCGAGCGGCTCGGGCAACTTGGCGGCGGTGCTGGTGGGGGCGACCATAGGGGTTCTGTTCTCCGGGAGGGCTTGTTATGTGCGGCGGGGGCGGCCTGCGGCGTACCGCGCGGCCCCTGCGCCAGTGGTGATTCGGTGATCGCGGGTCCCGCGCCCCGCGCCCCGGGGACCTGTCGTGCGTCGGCGCGGGCCGGCGGGCGGCCGGCGCGGACGACCGGTGCGTCGCTGCGGGGGCGCCGCGCGGACGCGGGTCGGGACCGGCGCCCCGGGGGTGGGCATTCGCAACGTGTGAGAGGGTGCGCCACCGATCGGTTATGGGTTCCGTGATCCCGTCAGATGGTACCATAAGCCCACCGGCGGGCACTCCAGAACGCCCAACGCCGGACTAAAACCACCAAGAGGAGGATCCATGCCGGCATCGAACCCGCGGTTCGTCAGCCGCCTGACCCGCAACACCCTGGCCCTGATTCTGGCCGGCGGTCGCGGCTCGCGGCTCAAACACCTCACCGCCTGGCGCTCCAAGCCCGCGGTCCCCTTCGGCGGCAAGTTCCGCATCGTGGACTTTCCGCTGTCCAACTGCATCAATTCGGGCATCCGCCAGGTCGGCGTGCTCACCCAGTACAAGGCCCACTCGCTGATCCTGCACATCCAGAAGGGTTGGGGCTTCCTGCGCGGCGAGTTCGGCGAGTTCGTCGAGCTGTGGCCCGCCCAGCAGCGGGTGGTGGAGACCGCCTGGTACGCGGGGACGGCGGATGCGGTGTTCCAGAACTTAGATATCATCCGCAACCACAACCCGGAATATATCCTGATCCTGGCCGGTGACCACATCTACAAGATGGACTACGGGACCATGATCGCCCACCATGTCGAGACCGGCGCCGACATGACGGTCGGCTGCATCGAGGTCGAGAAGGAGCGCGCCGGGGAGTTCGGCGTCATGACCGCGGACGCCGAGGGCCGGGTGCGCGGCTTCGAGGAAAAGCCCAGGGACCCGGTGACCATCCCCGACCGCCCGGACCACTGCCTGGCCTCCATGGGGATCTATGTCTTCAACCGCGGCTTCCTCTTCGAGCAGCTCATCAAGGATGCCGACACCCGCGAATCGTCCCATGATTTCGGCAAGGACATCATCCCCTCCGTCATCGACCGTTACCGCGTCATGGCCCACCCCTTCCGCGACCCGCGCAGCGGCGAGCAGGCCTATTGGCGCGATGTGGGCACCCTGGACGCCTTCTGGGAGGCCAATCTGGAGCTGATCGGCGTCACCCCGCCGCTGAATCTCTATGACGAGCAATGGCCCATCTGGACCTACCAGGAGCAGCTCCCGCCCGCCAAGTTCGTCTTCGACGACGAGGACCGGCGCGGCATGGCGGTGGACTCCATGGTCTCCGGGGGCTGCGTCATCTCCGGGTCCAAGGTGCGGCACTCGCTGCTCTTCTCCAACGTCCGGGTGAACTCCTATGCCACGGTCGAGGACTCGGTGATCCTGCCGAACGTGACCATCGGGCGCAGTTGCCGCATCCGCAATGCCATCATCGACCGCAATTGTCAGATCGCCGAGGGCAGCGTGATCGGCTTCGACAAGGCGGCGGACCGGCGCGCGGGCTATTACGTCACGGAGCAGGGCGTCACCCTGGTGGCGCCAGAGATGCTGGGGCAGGGCATCAACTTCGTCCGTTGAGGCGGGCCGCGCGGGTCTGGGGTCCAAGGCTTGCGCCTTGGGCCCCGCCGCGTCGGAGCGGTAGCCCGTGGCGCAGTTCCCGATACCAGGCTCGCAGGTCCACGAACCGGGGATGCGATCGGGCACCATTGGACAGAATCAACAGCAACATGCAGGATTGACAGGATTATTGCCTTGGGGGCACCGTGATGCGCATCCTCTTGATCCTGTCTATCGCCGCCTTACCCTGGGTACTCGAGTGGTATCGGGCCCGGTGCTGCCGACACGAGGAGTGTGACCCCATGACGCCGTCCGCGCTACCGCCTGCCAAGCCGCCGCAAGACCGACGCGCCGGGGTGATGCTGCACCCCAGTTCACTGCCCGGCGGCGGGGTCTGCGGGGACTTGGGCGCTGAGGCTCGCTACTTTGTCAATTTCCTGGTCGACTGCGGCCTGTCGGTCTGGCAGATGTTGCCGGTCGGTCCCACCCTGTCGGAGGGTTCGCCCTATCAGACCAGTTCGGTCCATGCCGGCAATCCGCGCCTGATCGCCCTGGAACCCCTGCTCGCGCGCGGCTGGCTGCTCGGCCTGCCGGATTACACACTCGAAGACCCCTATCGCGCGCAGTCGACGGCCTTGGGCCACGCCTTCGCCGGATTCCAGGCCCACGCGGCGGCGCAGGAACGCGCGGCGCTGGACGCCTTCAGCGCCGAGCATGGCTATTGGCTCGCGGACTATGCCCTGTTTCGTGCCCTCTGGGAGGAGCAGGGGCGGCCCTGGTGGCTCTGGCCCGAGCCCCTGCGTGATCGCGACCCCGAGGCCCTGGCGGCGGCCCGCGCGCGCCTGGCGGCGGCCCTGGCGTACATCCACTTCGAGCAGTTCCTCTTCTTCAGCCAGTGGCAGGAACTGCGCGACTATGCCAACGGGCGCGGGGTCCGGCTCTTCGGCGACCTGCCCATCTTCGTCGCCCACGACAGCGCCGAGGTCTGGGCGCGGCCCCAGGACTTCGACCTCAACCCGGACGGGACCACCCGCACCGTGGCCGGGGTCCCGCCCGACTATTTCTCCGCCACCGGCCAGCGCTGGGGTAACCCGCTCTACGCCTGGCAGCGCATGGAGCAGAACGGCTTTGCGTTCTGGATCGAGCGCCTGCGCACCCAACTGCGCCTGTTCGACCTGATCCGCATCGATCACTTCCGGGGCTTCGAGTCCTTCTGGGAGATCGACGGGTCCGAGCCGCTCGCGACCAATGGCCGGTGGGTCAAGGCCCCCGGTGCCGCCCTCTTCACGCGCCTGACGGAGGTCTTCGGCACCCTGCCCCTGGTCGCGGAGGACCTGGGGGTCATCACCCCTGAGGTGACCGCGCTGCGCAAGCAGTTCGGCCTGCCCGGCATGAAGGTCCTGCAATTCGCCTTCACCGGCGAGCCGGACAATCCCTATGTCCCCTTCCGCCATGAGCGTGACGCCGTGGTCTATACCGGCACCCACGACAACGACACCACGGTCGGCTGGTTCGAGTCCCAGAGCGACGGGGCCAAGGGTTACATCTATGAATTTCTCGGCCACTCGCAGGAGGCCATGCCCTGGCCCCTGATCCGCGCCGCGCTCGCCTCGCGCTGCGACCTGGCGATCCTGCCCATGCAGGACCTCCTGGCCCTGGGCAGCGAGCACCGGATGAACGTACCCGGAGTGGCCGGCTACAACTGGAGTTGGCGTTTCACCTGGCCCATGGTCCCGCCGGAAACCCCGGCGCGGATCAGGCGGCAGTTGGAGATTTATCAGCGGCTGGCGCCGGGGTAGGGGGCGATTTAGTCCGTCGAATAGATGAATGGATTGACGAGTTCCAGCCCGCACCCCTCGAAGTCGGCCAGATTGCGTGTACCAAGCGCCATCCCGTTCGCTAGGGCGATGGCCGCAATCTCTGCGTCGCCATGACCGCCGAGACCACGTTGGTGTCGAGCAGGATCATGGTTCAAAATGAATTGGTTCGTGGGGATCCCTTGGGGGTAGCTCCAAGGTTACCCCATGGGCTGGCCCGAACAACTCACGCGCCAAGTCGCTGATTCGCTCCGGGGCCGCGACCGCGCGTTTGAGTATCCGCCGCGCCTCCTCTTCCATGGATACGCCCTGATTCTCGGCCCGCCGCCGCAGGCGTTCGTAGGTTTCGTTATCGAGTCTTCGCACGCTCAGGCTTGGCATACAGGCTTTTCTCCACCAGTGATTTCATCGCAGACTGGAGGCTGTTGGGCACAGCCCTGCCATCACATGCTAGCACTCGCCGACGAATCCATCCATGTGGCGAGGGGCGCCGTCATGGAGTCAGCCCCATCGCCTCCAGATAGTGTCGCGCACTGCGTCCCTGTTCGTACTCACTGACGGCGGAGCGCAGAACCGCCGCGGGCAGGGGCCGGTCCAGGGTCGCTGCCATGGCCGCAGCCATGGCCTGCACATCACCGACCGGTACCAGGGGGCCGAAGCGGCCCCCGTCCAGCACCTCGGCGGGACCGCTCGGGCAGTCGGTGGCGACCACCGGGACCCCCAGCGCCAGGGCCTCGGTCAGCACATTGGGCGAGCCCTCCCAGGCGGAGGAGAGGACGAATAGGGCGGCGCGGGCCAGATAGGGGTAGGGGTTGGACTGGAAGCCGACCAGGGCCACTTGGTCCGCGAGTCCCAATTCGGCGATCAGGGCCGCGAGTGCCGGGCGGGCATTGCCCTCACCCAGGATCAGGAGCCGGCAGTCGCGCCCGGCCCGCACCCGGGCGAAGGCGCGGATCAGGGTCGGGAAGTCCTTCTGGCGTTGCAGCCGTCCGGCGGCGCAGATGACGGGCGGGCCCGGGGCATTGAGCCAGGGGTGCGGGCAGGGTTGTGCCGCCTGGGCCGCCAGTTCCGGGGTGATCACCGGATTGCGGATGACCGCGATGGACGCCGCCGACAACCGGGCGATGCGCGCGGTGTCCTGCGCCACCCCGGCGGAGACCGCGATGATGCGGTCCAGGCGCGGATAGAGCAGGCGGATCGGCAGATAACGCAGCCAGCGCGAGACCGCGGCGCGTCCCGCCATGGCGGTGGACAGATTGGTGCCGAGCCGCAGTGCCAGCGGGGTGCCGGTGCCCGCCAGGGCGCGGGCGAGCACGGCGGTGCGCCCGGCCCGGTCCTTGGCTGCCAGCAGGGCCGCGGGGCGGCGCGCGCGCAGGTAGCGGGCCAGTGCCGGTGCGGCGAGCAGGGTGTGATTGGTAGCAAGCTCAATGCGCCTGACCGACTCCGGCAGGCGCCCAAGGT
The DNA window shown above is from Candidatus Thiodictyon syntrophicum and carries:
- a CDS encoding FitA-like ribbon-helix-helix domain-containing protein; translation: MPSLSVRRLDNETYERLRRRAENQGVSMEEEARRILKRAVAAPERISDLARELFGPAHGVTLELPPRDPHEPIHFEP
- the malQ gene encoding 4-alpha-glucanotransferase; the protein is MTPSALPPAKPPQDRRAGVMLHPSSLPGGGVCGDLGAEARYFVNFLVDCGLSVWQMLPVGPTLSEGSPYQTSSVHAGNPRLIALEPLLARGWLLGLPDYTLEDPYRAQSTALGHAFAGFQAHAAAQERAALDAFSAEHGYWLADYALFRALWEEQGRPWWLWPEPLRDRDPEALAAARARLAAALAYIHFEQFLFFSQWQELRDYANGRGVRLFGDLPIFVAHDSAEVWARPQDFDLNPDGTTRTVAGVPPDYFSATGQRWGNPLYAWQRMEQNGFAFWIERLRTQLRLFDLIRIDHFRGFESFWEIDGSEPLATNGRWVKAPGAALFTRLTEVFGTLPLVAEDLGVITPEVTALRKQFGLPGMKVLQFAFTGEPDNPYVPFRHERDAVVYTGTHDNDTTVGWFESQSDGAKGYIYEFLGHSQEAMPWPLIRAALASRCDLAILPMQDLLALGSEHRMNVPGVAGYNWSWRFTWPMVPPETPARIRRQLEIYQRLAPG
- the glgB gene encoding 1,4-alpha-glucan branching protein GlgB, which produces MVAPTSTAAKLPEPLARIVEARHHDPFEVLGRHVTGSRVTVRAFLPAAERVEILEAKAQMIRTEGTDLFTWEGDAALVPERYRLAWEDKAGNRGTAYDPYCFPPQLRDFDLHLFGEGKHWDAFRFLGSHLKEVDGISGVQFAVWAPNADRVSVVGDFNRWDGRAHAMRVRGATGVWELFIPGIGAGGFYKYELRDRVGNAHVKIDPYANAFQERPETAGLITAPSAYDWGDGDWMKARAESDWQRRPFSTYEVHLGSWQRDAAGDFMNYRELAVQLAAYAVELGFTHVELLPITEHPLDASWGYQCTGYFAPTSRHGSPEDFRFFIDHLHQAGIGVLLDWVPAHFPKDAYALARFDGSALYEHADPRLGEHKDWGTLIFNFGRNEVKNFLLSSALYWLSEFHIDGLRVDAVASMLYLDYSRKAGEWIPNKYGGNENLDAVDFIRQLNMVTHEQHPGSMMIAEESTAWPAVSRPTYLGGLGFSMKWNMGWMHDTLSYMEKDPIYRHYHHDLLTFGLLYAFTENFVLPFSHDEVVHGKKSMLDKMPGDPWQRFASLRLLYTFMFSYPGKKLLFQGCEFGQGQEWDFNEALDWELLERPQHQGIKQIVSDLNRLYREQPALHEVDFEGSGFEWIDCHDSSQSVLSYVRKDKAGGRLVVAVFNFTPVPRNNYRIGVPKAGFWREALNSDAEFYGGSNVGNQGGVRSEDVSWMGRPHSIPIALPPLGGLILVHESHRDELPPVKGAGTDAPPADLDTLDVDAGPLASAAVIAPATAEDE
- a CDS encoding glycosyltransferase; translated protein: MPPTPSPLAVFASFSGTGGVERMLINLIRGFVDLGQAVDLVLVRAESPHLGRLPESVRRIELATNHTLLAAPALARYLRARRPAALLAAKDRAGRTAVLARALAGTGTPLALRLGTNLSTAMAGRAAVSRWLRYLPIRLLYPRLDRIIAVSAGVAQDTARIARLSAASIAVIRNPVITPELAAQAAQPCPHPWLNAPGPPVICAAGRLQRQKDFPTLIRAFARVRAGRDCRLLILGEGNARPALAALIAELGLADQVALVGFQSNPYPYLARAALFVLSSAWEGSPNVLTEALALGVPVVATDCPSGPAEVLDGGRFGPLVPVGDVQAMAAAMAATLDRPLPAAVLRSAVSEYEQGRSARHYLEAMGLTP
- a CDS encoding YaiI/YqxD family protein, whose protein sequence is MQIWVDADACPKVIKDILFRAAERVGLPLTLVANQPIPTPPSRLIRSIRVAPGFDVADNEIVRLLAPGDLVITADIPLAAEVIAKGGHALNPRGERYTPDNIRERLTMRDFMDTLRGSGIDTGGPPPLGPRDRQAFANALDSWLAKHAPQEGP
- the glgC gene encoding glucose-1-phosphate adenylyltransferase encodes the protein MPASNPRFVSRLTRNTLALILAGGRGSRLKHLTAWRSKPAVPFGGKFRIVDFPLSNCINSGIRQVGVLTQYKAHSLILHIQKGWGFLRGEFGEFVELWPAQQRVVETAWYAGTADAVFQNLDIIRNHNPEYILILAGDHIYKMDYGTMIAHHVETGADMTVGCIEVEKERAGEFGVMTADAEGRVRGFEEKPRDPVTIPDRPDHCLASMGIYVFNRGFLFEQLIKDADTRESSHDFGKDIIPSVIDRYRVMAHPFRDPRSGEQAYWRDVGTLDAFWEANLELIGVTPPLNLYDEQWPIWTYQEQLPPAKFVFDDEDRRGMAVDSMVSGGCVISGSKVRHSLLFSNVRVNSYATVEDSVILPNVTIGRSCRIRNAIIDRNCQIAEGSVIGFDKAADRRAGYYVTEQGVTLVAPEMLGQGINFVR